A genomic stretch from Anaeromusa acidaminophila DSM 3853 includes:
- a CDS encoding site-2 protease family protein yields the protein MFSLDADLIFRVPALLIALTVHEYAHARAAVAMGDDTPRQLGRVTLNPLAHLDPVGLLMLWLTQFGWAKPVPVNPNRFHSYRSGMIWVSLAGPLSNALMALVAAISLGACKVWGIGIPEVWKVLAWTRDYNIILAIFNLLPIPPLDGSKVISVFLPWKYAELYERIIPYSPVVLIALVYIGVIGTIVYPFQIALYLAIQTIVGILFF from the coding sequence GTGTTTTCGTTAGATGCCGATTTGATTTTTCGTGTGCCGGCTCTTTTGATTGCTCTAACCGTGCATGAATATGCTCATGCGAGAGCAGCTGTGGCTATGGGGGACGATACTCCTCGCCAACTTGGCAGAGTAACTTTGAATCCGCTAGCTCATTTGGATCCGGTCGGTTTGTTAATGCTTTGGCTGACGCAGTTTGGATGGGCCAAGCCGGTACCGGTCAATCCCAATCGCTTTCACTCGTATCGCAGCGGCATGATCTGGGTTTCTTTGGCGGGTCCTCTCAGCAATGCGTTGATGGCATTGGTTGCGGCGATTTCTTTAGGCGCTTGCAAAGTATGGGGGATCGGAATTCCCGAGGTGTGGAAAGTGCTAGCTTGGACAAGAGATTATAATATTATTTTGGCTATTTTTAACTTGCTGCCTATTCCACCGTTGGATGGCTCCAAGGTAATTAGCGTATTTTTGCCTTGGAAATACGCTGAATTATATGAACGGATTATTCCGTATAGCCCGGTAGTTCTTATTGCTTTAGTATATATTGGGGTTATCGGTACGATTGTATATCCGTTTCAAATTGCGTTATATCTTGCCATTCAAACAATTGTTGGCATTTTATTTTTTTAG
- the aroF gene encoding 3-deoxy-7-phosphoheptulonate synthase: MIIFMQMPTPGQVQRVLEKLHQCGLDAQVWQTGGRTVVTAIGENDEVDAEAFERLDGVEKVVQTRTPFKLVSRSFQAENSLIRVGEVVFGGEQVPVIAGPCAVESYEQFAETARLVKNAGAVMLRGGAYKPRTSPYSFQGLEEEGLRILRAVSDEVGLPVVSEVTDPRAVETVCKYVDMLQIGTRNMQNFALLKEIAHADKPVLLKRGSSATIEEWLMAAEYIMVGGNDAIVLCERGIRTFEPYTRNTLDLSAVPLAKHLTHLPVIADPSHGTGKWRLVTPMTLAAVAAGADGVIVEVHQCPEEAVSDGFQSLTPQNFEQMMQALSSIAAVVGRKG, translated from the coding sequence ATGATCATATTTATGCAAATGCCTACTCCCGGGCAAGTGCAGCGAGTGTTGGAAAAATTGCACCAGTGCGGACTGGATGCCCAAGTTTGGCAGACAGGCGGACGGACGGTAGTTACGGCAATCGGGGAGAACGATGAGGTAGACGCCGAAGCTTTCGAACGCTTAGACGGCGTTGAAAAAGTAGTACAGACGAGAACTCCCTTCAAACTTGTAAGCCGTTCTTTTCAGGCGGAAAACAGTCTGATTCGTGTTGGCGAAGTCGTTTTTGGCGGCGAACAAGTGCCGGTTATTGCCGGTCCCTGCGCCGTGGAAAGCTATGAGCAGTTTGCGGAAACGGCTCGCCTAGTGAAAAATGCCGGTGCGGTGATGCTGCGCGGCGGAGCCTATAAGCCGAGAACATCGCCATATAGCTTTCAAGGCTTGGAAGAAGAAGGTTTGCGGATTTTGCGCGCTGTTTCCGATGAAGTGGGCTTGCCTGTAGTTTCGGAAGTAACCGATCCTAGAGCTGTGGAGACGGTTTGCAAGTATGTAGATATGCTGCAAATTGGCACGCGCAATATGCAAAATTTTGCGTTGCTGAAAGAAATTGCTCATGCGGATAAGCCAGTGCTTTTGAAGAGAGGCAGTTCAGCAACCATAGAAGAATGGCTCATGGCGGCGGAGTACATCATGGTCGGCGGCAATGACGCTATTGTCCTTTGTGAACGAGGCATCCGCACTTTTGAGCCATACACTCGCAATACCTTAGATTTAAGCGCCGTTCCCTTGGCTAAACATTTGACTCATTTGCCGGTGATTGCCGATCCCAGCCATGGCACTGGAAAATGGCGCCTTGTGACGCCTATGACTTTGGCTGCTGTAGCGGCCGGAGCGGATGGAGTTATTGTAGAAGTGCACCAGTGCCCGGAAGAGGCTGTCTCGGATGGATTTCAGTCCTTGACGCCGCAGAATTTTGAACAAATGATGCAGGCTTTGTCATCTATTGCCGCGGTAGTGGGCCGTAAAGGCTGA
- the trpS gene encoding tryptophan--tRNA ligase: MTVKGRIFSGMQPSGNFHLGNYLGALENWVKLQEQYECFFCVVDWHALTSTFENTEALPQRTYEMALNWLSAGLDPEKNTIFIQSQVKEHAELHLLLSMMTPLSWLERVPTYKDKLAQLGSQGKDINTYGFLGYPELMTADIALYKADTVPVGIDQLPHLELTREIVRRFNNLYGQEVFVEPKEMLSQASLLPGLDGRKMSKSYGNEIPFAASEKEIREKVRQMVTDPQRVRRTDVGNPDVCPVFTFHKVFSPAVAVTEIDQECRKAGIGCVDCKKCLADHMVSALAPIHERRVVLEQHPERVHEILAAGAEKARKVANETMRSVREVMHLPN, translated from the coding sequence ATGACAGTAAAAGGGCGCATTTTCAGCGGTATGCAGCCGTCTGGAAATTTTCATCTTGGAAACTATTTAGGAGCGTTGGAAAATTGGGTCAAACTGCAAGAGCAATATGAGTGTTTTTTTTGTGTTGTAGACTGGCATGCATTGACTTCGACTTTTGAGAATACAGAAGCCCTGCCGCAACGGACGTACGAAATGGCGTTGAACTGGCTGAGCGCTGGCCTAGACCCGGAGAAAAATACTATTTTCATTCAATCTCAGGTAAAAGAGCATGCTGAGCTTCATCTGCTGCTTTCGATGATGACGCCCTTGTCTTGGCTGGAGAGGGTGCCTACTTATAAAGATAAGCTGGCTCAATTGGGCAGCCAAGGGAAAGATATCAACACGTACGGCTTTTTGGGATACCCGGAATTGATGACGGCGGATATAGCTTTGTACAAAGCGGATACGGTTCCGGTGGGGATTGATCAGTTGCCTCATTTGGAGTTGACGAGGGAGATTGTACGTCGCTTCAATAATCTTTATGGACAGGAAGTTTTTGTGGAACCTAAGGAAATGCTAAGCCAGGCTTCGTTGCTGCCGGGCTTAGACGGACGTAAAATGAGCAAATCCTATGGTAATGAAATTCCATTTGCCGCCAGCGAAAAGGAGATTCGTGAAAAAGTGCGGCAAATGGTAACCGATCCGCAACGGGTACGGCGCACTGATGTTGGAAATCCGGATGTTTGTCCGGTGTTTACATTCCACAAGGTGTTTTCACCAGCTGTGGCAGTGACAGAAATTGATCAAGAGTGCCGCAAAGCGGGAATTGGCTGCGTAGACTGCAAGAAATGTCTGGCGGATCATATGGTGAGCGCTTTAGCGCCGATCCATGAACGGAGAGTAGTTCTAGAGCAGCATCCGGAGCGCGTGCATGAAATTTTAGCTGCTGGCGCGGAGAAGGCCCGCAAAGTAGCCAACGAAACCATGCGCAGCGTTCGCGAAGTTATGCATTTGCCGAACTAA
- a CDS encoding polysaccharide deacetylase family protein, producing MSKIQIPIQKGVLFIMKPPRFVFSRRAFALSLFSAILLCASFPLITWAIQLWDVPVTAEDPASTLSQSNRSPAIFMLPEHPGDEPLAEEGRPLYDSYLINERLRANLPLNLPTPQPYKAAKVVYLTFDDGPDPQNTPVVLDILKKEQIKATFFLVGTQIEKHPDLVKRLFAEGHAIGNHTYDHIYKNLYQSPQSYVAQLNHTDELLKSILLCRPRISRAPGGSTGSFNKGYWDLLKQNGYIEVGWNVSSGDASAAKAAAIEGNVLTQMKQTFLQSHAIVLMHDGPGHIETVRALPGIIQALKAQGYEFRVVNTQTPAAW from the coding sequence TTGTCAAAAATTCAAATCCCTATACAAAAAGGAGTCTTGTTTATCATGAAGCCCCCCCGTTTTGTTTTTTCGCGCCGCGCCTTCGCCCTCTCTCTCTTCAGCGCCATTTTACTTTGCGCCTCTTTTCCTCTAATTACTTGGGCGATTCAACTCTGGGACGTTCCGGTTACAGCAGAAGATCCAGCGTCGACGCTTTCCCAAAGCAATCGTTCACCCGCTATTTTCATGTTACCCGAACACCCTGGGGATGAACCATTAGCGGAAGAAGGTCGCCCTTTATATGACTCTTACCTTATTAATGAACGCTTACGGGCCAACCTCCCCCTCAACCTTCCAACTCCGCAGCCTTATAAAGCCGCAAAAGTAGTATATCTTACCTTTGATGACGGTCCTGACCCGCAAAATACGCCAGTGGTTCTAGATATCTTGAAAAAAGAACAGATAAAAGCCACCTTTTTTTTAGTAGGTACGCAAATCGAAAAACATCCTGATTTAGTAAAACGTCTTTTTGCCGAAGGTCATGCCATAGGCAATCATACCTATGACCACATTTATAAAAATCTCTACCAATCGCCTCAAAGTTATGTAGCGCAACTAAACCATACCGATGAGCTTCTTAAATCCATTCTTCTTTGCCGCCCTCGCATTTCCAGAGCTCCTGGAGGTTCTACAGGGAGCTTCAACAAAGGTTACTGGGATTTGCTCAAACAAAATGGCTATATTGAAGTTGGCTGGAATGTTTCCTCCGGCGATGCTTCAGCCGCCAAGGCTGCAGCAATTGAAGGAAATGTATTAACCCAAATGAAGCAAACCTTTTTACAAAGTCACGCGATTGTACTTATGCACGACGGTCCCGGACATATTGAAACCGTCCGCGCCCTGCCAGGTATTATTCAAGCTTTAAAAGCCCAAGGCTATGAGTTTCGCGTAGTCAACACGCAAACACCGGCAGCCTGGTAA
- the scpB gene encoding SMC-Scp complex subunit ScpB: MFYQHLKAPLEALLFAHGKPVAVSVLAEVLQVEEEHIQLLLAEMQEEYGRSERGIMLYEVAGGFQLGTKEEWASLITALAGARESKLSAPALETLAIIAFKQPVTKQEMEEIRGVRIDKVLTQLVERGLIREVGRKESLGRPILYGTTEDFLECFGLRDLQQLPDLQNLLPNETTNTDEKNEG, from the coding sequence TTGTTTTATCAGCATTTAAAGGCGCCGTTGGAAGCGCTCTTGTTTGCCCACGGAAAACCTGTAGCTGTTTCAGTTCTCGCGGAAGTGCTGCAAGTGGAGGAAGAACATATTCAGTTACTGCTGGCGGAAATGCAGGAAGAATATGGCCGTAGCGAACGGGGCATTATGCTTTATGAAGTAGCAGGGGGCTTTCAATTAGGCACAAAAGAAGAATGGGCTTCGCTGATTACCGCGTTGGCTGGGGCTCGCGAAAGCAAGTTGTCGGCGCCGGCGTTGGAAACATTGGCCATTATTGCCTTTAAACAGCCTGTAACGAAGCAAGAAATGGAAGAAATTCGCGGGGTTCGTATTGACAAAGTGCTTACGCAATTAGTAGAGCGAGGCTTGATTCGGGAAGTGGGCAGAAAAGAATCATTGGGACGCCCTATTTTATACGGGACGACTGAAGACTTTTTGGAATGCTTTGGCCTTCGTGATTTACAACAATTACCTGATTTGCAGAATTTACTACCGAATGAAACAACCAATACCGATGAAAAAAATGAAGGTTAG
- a CDS encoding segregation and condensation protein A produces MEAYRIRLEGFEGPLALLLHLIEKSKLDIYNIPIADVTVQYLAYLREMEEFNMEIASEFLLMAATLLQIKSRLLLPVAAVEEEEEEGLDPRKELVDRLLEYRRFKMLAQLLGERWQLRQGVFTRPSQLPEPARPLPAGLTPQLLLQALTALWESRLPQTQAVVEREEISIQDKMADVVRLLQERRCVPFEDLLIRSGSRGEVIASFLAVLELVRLQRVRVQQLQSFGPMEIILSCEEEQTCFISI; encoded by the coding sequence ATGGAAGCATATCGCATCCGCTTAGAAGGTTTTGAAGGGCCGTTGGCTCTTCTGCTGCATTTGATTGAAAAGAGCAAACTGGATATATATAATATTCCGATTGCCGATGTGACGGTTCAATATCTGGCATACTTGCGCGAGATGGAAGAGTTCAACATGGAAATTGCCAGTGAATTTTTACTAATGGCCGCTACTTTATTGCAAATCAAGTCCAGACTTCTCTTGCCGGTAGCTGCTGTCGAGGAAGAGGAGGAAGAAGGGCTGGATCCTCGCAAGGAATTAGTGGATCGGCTATTGGAGTATCGGCGGTTTAAAATGCTGGCTCAACTATTAGGCGAACGTTGGCAGTTGAGGCAGGGCGTCTTTACTCGTCCGTCACAGCTGCCGGAGCCGGCTCGCCCGTTGCCTGCCGGTCTGACGCCGCAGCTTCTTTTGCAAGCGTTGACTGCGTTGTGGGAAAGCCGTCTGCCACAAACGCAGGCGGTCGTAGAACGAGAAGAAATTAGCATTCAGGATAAAATGGCCGATGTGGTACGTCTTTTACAAGAGCGCCGCTGCGTTCCTTTTGAAGATTTGCTGATTCGCAGTGGCTCGCGAGGAGAAGTAATCGCTTCCTTTTTAGCGGTTTTGGAATTGGTTCGTTTACAGCGAGTGCGTGTGCAGCAGCTTCAGTCTTTTGGACCGATGGAAATCATTTTGTCTTGCGAGGAGGAACAGACTTGTTTTATCAGCATTTAA
- a CDS encoding lysophospholipid acyltransferase family protein translates to MYSLVRFFLYWLFRLVFRCRVCGTENIPATGAVIIASNHIGNFDPPLIGCHIPRRIYFMAKEELFRFPIFADVIRWLGAFPVKRGSADRQAVKRMLEILVAGQVLGVFPEGTRGKNGVLGEPEPGMAMMALKTGTTVVPVAVTGSDFRGGGWPKFSVSFGKAIPVARTKPDKEAVDDLSQQIMREIGMLMAQKESE, encoded by the coding sequence ATGTATAGCCTAGTGCGTTTTTTTCTGTATTGGCTATTTCGGCTGGTCTTTCGTTGTCGCGTTTGCGGTACGGAAAACATTCCTGCTACTGGAGCCGTCATTATAGCTTCTAATCATATTGGCAATTTTGATCCGCCTTTAATCGGATGTCATATACCTCGGCGCATTTATTTTATGGCAAAAGAAGAATTATTTCGATTTCCGATTTTTGCGGATGTGATTCGTTGGTTAGGAGCCTTTCCGGTTAAACGGGGGAGTGCAGATCGTCAGGCAGTAAAGCGTATGCTGGAAATTCTGGTGGCCGGTCAGGTTCTAGGCGTATTTCCGGAAGGGACTCGGGGAAAAAACGGTGTTTTAGGCGAACCGGAACCGGGTATGGCGATGATGGCCCTAAAGACGGGAACCACGGTTGTACCTGTGGCCGTAACGGGAAGTGATTTTCGCGGCGGCGGTTGGCCCAAGTTTTCCGTGTCTTTCGGCAAGGCAATTCCTGTGGCGCGTACGAAACCGGACAAGGAAGCTGTTGATGATTTAAGTCAGCAAATTATGCGGGAAATTGGAATGCTCATGGCACAAAAAGAAAGTGAGTGA
- the aroA gene encoding 3-phosphoshikimate 1-carboxyvinyltransferase has protein sequence MTQTRVIQPVSQWQGTIVAPGDKSISHRSVMLAGLSERPVRLSNFLYAADCLSTVRCMRALGVKVEKDADGVLTVSGNGLYGLKEPEDVLDAGNSGTTLRLLSGILGAQPFFSIITGDASLRQRPMGRVVKPLRMMGSQLAGRQEGRNIPMAIGPNPTLKGITYDLPVASAQVKSAILLAGLFADSPTTVSEPHRSRDHTERLLELFGVKVTRQGNAVTVQPAQELEAPPAIDIAGDISSAAFWMVAASIVPDSEVTIENVGLNPTRTGILDVLEQMGADLTVLNRRRSGNEDIADILVRSAALKGCEIGGEIMPRLIDEIPILAVAAMFASGKTVISGAEELRVKETDRLHAVALEFGKMGAVIEEKEDGLVIEGGHSLHGATCFAHHDHRIAMSLAIAGSAAQGVTIEGADCVEISYPDFYEVLAGFAK, from the coding sequence ATGACCCAGACACGTGTCATTCAACCAGTCAGTCAATGGCAAGGAACGATTGTTGCACCAGGAGATAAATCCATTTCTCATCGTTCGGTGATGCTGGCAGGCTTATCTGAGAGGCCTGTTCGTTTGAGTAACTTTCTGTATGCTGCGGACTGCCTTTCTACTGTGCGTTGCATGCGCGCCTTAGGGGTGAAGGTGGAAAAGGATGCCGATGGGGTACTGACGGTCAGCGGGAATGGACTTTACGGCCTGAAAGAGCCGGAGGATGTTCTGGACGCCGGAAATTCAGGGACTACCCTGCGTCTGTTAAGCGGTATTTTAGGAGCGCAGCCTTTTTTTAGCATTATTACTGGCGACGCTTCTTTACGTCAGCGCCCCATGGGACGGGTTGTCAAACCGCTTCGTATGATGGGCAGTCAATTAGCGGGCCGTCAGGAAGGCCGCAATATACCCATGGCTATTGGGCCTAATCCGACGCTAAAAGGGATCACCTATGATCTTCCCGTTGCTAGCGCTCAGGTAAAATCGGCCATTCTTCTGGCTGGCCTTTTCGCCGACTCTCCGACTACAGTAAGCGAACCGCATCGTTCACGGGATCATACAGAACGTTTGTTGGAGCTGTTTGGCGTAAAAGTGACGCGGCAAGGAAATGCGGTAACGGTGCAACCGGCGCAGGAATTGGAAGCGCCGCCGGCGATTGATATTGCTGGGGACATTAGTTCCGCGGCGTTTTGGATGGTTGCCGCCTCGATCGTTCCAGACAGCGAAGTGACGATTGAAAATGTGGGTTTGAATCCCACTCGAACCGGTATTTTGGATGTGCTTGAGCAGATGGGGGCGGATTTAACGGTCCTGAACCGCCGTCGCAGCGGTAATGAAGATATTGCAGATATTTTAGTGCGCTCTGCAGCACTAAAGGGATGTGAAATCGGCGGTGAAATTATGCCCCGACTGATTGACGAGATTCCTATTTTAGCGGTTGCCGCTATGTTTGCAAGTGGAAAAACCGTTATCAGCGGTGCAGAAGAACTGCGGGTAAAAGAAACAGACCGTTTGCATGCAGTAGCTTTGGAATTTGGGAAAATGGGCGCAGTGATCGAAGAAAAAGAGGACGGCTTGGTTATTGAAGGCGGTCATTCGCTGCATGGGGCAACTTGTTTCGCTCATCATGATCATCGGATTGCTATGTCCTTGGCTATTGCAGGCAGTGCGGCGCAGGGCGTTACTATTGAGGGGGCGGATTGCGTAGAAATATCCTATCCTGATTTTTATGAGGTGTTGGCAGGCTTTGCAAAGTAG
- a CDS encoding NAD(P)/FAD-dependent oxidoreductase encodes MEERKKIAVIGAGAAGLMAALAAAEAGAVVTIYEKMGRPGRKIGITGKGRCNVTYVGDRERFLKNMVGNGKFLYSAWSALNNDALREILRSAGVETKEERGGRVFPVSEKAADVVAAFEHTLRRLGVVFHFKTPVQGLWQEGERLCGVTLTDGRREKADAVILTTGGASYPGTGSTGDGYRMAEAVGHSLSPLQPALVPLEVEEEWVKELMGLSLRNVEASLWVDEKCVAAEFGEMLFTHFGLSGPIILTLSRQAVMAVAAGSFVEIRVNLKPALTAEVLDKRLARDFALLGRKKAVHCLDELLPSSLRPVVLDLAFINTAKEIGQLTREERRRLLELLQALPFTVIGARPLAEAIVTAGGVCVNEVDPRSMKSKIVDGLYLAGEVLDIDGNTGGFNLQAAFSTGYLAGRSAAQ; translated from the coding sequence ATGGAAGAACGAAAGAAAATTGCCGTTATTGGCGCTGGCGCGGCGGGCCTTATGGCCGCTTTGGCGGCTGCCGAAGCGGGAGCTGTAGTGACGATATACGAAAAAATGGGCCGTCCCGGAAGAAAAATAGGCATTACCGGCAAAGGCCGCTGTAACGTGACCTATGTCGGAGACCGGGAGCGGTTTCTCAAGAATATGGTAGGAAACGGTAAGTTTCTTTATAGCGCATGGAGCGCCTTGAATAATGACGCTTTACGAGAAATACTGCGCAGCGCCGGGGTAGAGACAAAGGAGGAACGCGGTGGCAGAGTTTTTCCGGTTAGTGAGAAGGCAGCCGATGTTGTGGCTGCTTTTGAGCATACCTTACGTCGTCTTGGCGTGGTTTTTCATTTTAAAACGCCTGTGCAGGGATTATGGCAAGAGGGCGAGCGGCTTTGCGGCGTTACGTTGACTGACGGCAGGCGAGAAAAGGCCGACGCTGTGATTTTAACGACCGGCGGCGCTTCTTATCCGGGAACAGGCAGTACTGGCGACGGCTATCGTATGGCTGAAGCGGTCGGACATTCGCTGTCGCCGCTGCAGCCAGCGCTGGTTCCATTGGAAGTGGAAGAAGAGTGGGTAAAAGAATTGATGGGTTTGTCGCTTCGCAATGTTGAAGCTTCGTTGTGGGTGGACGAGAAATGCGTGGCCGCTGAGTTCGGTGAAATGCTTTTCACTCACTTTGGCTTGTCAGGACCTATCATTTTGACGTTGAGCCGCCAGGCTGTCATGGCTGTGGCCGCAGGCAGTTTTGTGGAAATACGCGTTAATCTGAAGCCGGCGTTGACAGCGGAGGTCTTGGATAAACGTCTGGCGCGCGATTTTGCTTTATTAGGCCGTAAAAAAGCGGTGCATTGTCTGGATGAACTGCTGCCGTCTTCGCTGCGACCGGTAGTGCTGGATTTGGCATTTATTAATACAGCGAAAGAGATTGGGCAATTGACGCGGGAGGAACGTCGGCGTTTGTTGGAGTTGCTGCAAGCGCTGCCTTTTACGGTGATAGGAGCGAGGCCGTTAGCGGAAGCTATTGTTACAGCGGGAGGCGTGTGCGTAAATGAGGTAGATCCGCGCAGCATGAAATCGAAAATTGTCGACGGTTTGTATTTGGCAGGGGAAGTACTGGATATTGACGGCAACACAGGCGGTTTTAATTTGCAGGCGGCCTTTTCTACCGGATATTTGGCGGGCCGAAGCGCGGCGCAATAA
- a CDS encoding D-alanyl-D-alanine carboxypeptidase family protein, protein MARKTLWLFVFASFFYTLMADSVQAAPAVTAKAAIVMDATTGEVLYAKDAESRRYPASTTKMMTLLVALEKGRLDEWIVASKAAHETEGSSLYLETGEKQKLLDLLYGIMLVSGNDATVAVAEHIAGSVPAYARLMTQKALEIGAVNTHFANSSGLPDPNHYSTAHDLARIAAYGYRTQPLFAEIVSSKRRVMPWPGKGYDREIFNENRMLWLYPGANGVKTGYTDAAGRCLVSAAKRNGLQLISVVLDSERMWDDSIALLDYGFGVVKAKSLLQKNQKVADVAVLDGLENQISLYVAQDIVVPESRNGAGNTYRIAVQKPDTIVAPVRRGDTIGTVRILRGDEEVATIPLLAGQDVERRSLFRLAALSAEDVWAWVKVAFARLLSEGRRA, encoded by the coding sequence ATGGCGCGAAAAACTCTCTGGTTATTTGTTTTTGCCAGTTTTTTTTATACTTTAATGGCTGATTCCGTGCAAGCAGCGCCGGCAGTGACGGCGAAGGCCGCTATTGTCATGGATGCAACGACAGGGGAAGTCCTGTACGCCAAAGATGCGGAAAGTCGCCGCTATCCAGCTAGTACGACCAAGATGATGACTTTGCTGGTGGCTCTTGAAAAAGGACGACTTGACGAGTGGATTGTTGCAAGTAAGGCGGCGCACGAAACGGAAGGATCGTCGTTGTATCTGGAAACTGGAGAAAAGCAAAAACTTTTAGATCTTTTATATGGCATTATGCTGGTTTCAGGCAATGATGCTACCGTGGCTGTTGCGGAACACATTGCCGGTTCGGTGCCGGCTTATGCTCGTTTAATGACGCAAAAAGCGTTAGAAATCGGCGCTGTAAATACGCATTTTGCCAATTCCAGCGGGCTGCCGGACCCTAATCATTATTCGACAGCCCATGATTTGGCCCGGATTGCTGCGTATGGATATCGAACGCAGCCGTTGTTTGCCGAGATTGTTTCTTCGAAACGACGGGTCATGCCTTGGCCAGGCAAAGGATATGATCGGGAAATTTTCAATGAAAATAGAATGCTTTGGTTATATCCTGGCGCTAATGGCGTTAAAACTGGTTATACAGACGCGGCAGGCCGCTGTTTGGTATCCGCGGCGAAACGCAACGGGTTGCAATTGATTTCCGTAGTGCTAGACAGTGAACGTATGTGGGATGATTCTATTGCCCTATTGGATTACGGCTTTGGTGTTGTGAAAGCTAAATCGTTGCTGCAGAAAAATCAAAAAGTGGCGGATGTAGCTGTGTTAGATGGTTTGGAAAATCAAATTTCGTTATATGTTGCACAGGATATTGTTGTGCCGGAATCGCGTAATGGCGCTGGTAATACGTATCGTATTGCGGTGCAAAAACCAGATACTATTGTCGCTCCGGTGCGCAGAGGGGATACTATCGGCACGGTACGGATTTTGCGCGGAGATGAAGAGGTGGCTACGATACCGCTTCTGGCCGGACAAGATGTGGAGAGGCGATCCTTGTTTCGTTTAGCGGCGCTCTCGGCGGAAGATGTGTGGGCTTGGGTAAAAGTGGCCTTTGCCCGGCTATTGTCGGAGGGAAGACGGGCCTAG
- the cmk gene encoding (d)CMP kinase: MGEKVVIAIDGPAGAGKSTVAKKVAQQLGYVYIDTGAMYRAVAWKATQAGISAEQEEALTVLLENLQLELLPGEGAAKVLVDGVDVSEAIRSPEISRLVSIYAQQPQVRKALLAMQREMGAAGGVVMDGRDIGTAVFPQAEVKVFLTASLQERAHRRWLELQAKGEAIEESLVAAEMESRDKQDEQRELAPLVQAADAYLLDTSGLSIDDVVGKITGLCQVCRDAGKKV, translated from the coding sequence ATGGGGGAAAAAGTAGTTATTGCCATAGATGGGCCGGCGGGCGCCGGTAAGAGCACTGTTGCGAAAAAGGTAGCGCAACAGCTGGGTTATGTATATATAGATACTGGCGCTATGTATAGGGCGGTTGCCTGGAAAGCAACACAAGCTGGCATTAGCGCTGAGCAAGAAGAAGCATTGACGGTGCTGCTGGAAAACCTGCAACTGGAACTCTTGCCTGGGGAAGGCGCGGCGAAGGTTCTTGTGGATGGCGTAGATGTCAGCGAGGCCATACGCAGTCCTGAAATCAGCCGTTTGGTATCTATTTATGCTCAACAGCCTCAAGTTCGCAAGGCTCTTCTTGCCATGCAGCGGGAGATGGGGGCTGCTGGCGGCGTTGTTATGGACGGGCGAGATATTGGTACGGCCGTGTTTCCGCAAGCTGAAGTGAAGGTCTTTCTTACCGCATCTCTTCAAGAAAGGGCGCATCGTCGTTGGCTGGAATTGCAGGCCAAAGGAGAAGCAATAGAAGAATCTCTTGTTGCGGCTGAAATGGAGAGCAGAGACAAGCAGGATGAGCAGAGGGAACTGGCGCCGCTTGTGCAGGCGGCAGACGCCTATCTTTTGGATACCAGCGGTTTGAGTATTGACGACGTGGTAGGCAAAATTACAGGGCTTTGTCAAGTCTGCCGAGATGCGGGAAAGAAGGTCTGA
- a CDS encoding pseudouridine synthase translates to MQERLQKILSHAGVASRREAERLISEGHVKVNGKVVTELGSKVDAGKDRIQVDGRLIAKEKLVYLLLYKPKGCVTTSKDPEGRQTVLDLLDGIDARVYPVGRLDYHTEGLLLLTNDGELTHALIHPRHQVEKEYLVQVKGVPSEEKLDRLRAGIRLEDGVTAPVEVRLQEVLREKNRSVLTVVLREGRNRQVRRMFDAIGFPVWSLKRIRFAFLTLQGVRRGKWRHLTAEEVAGLYQFKPE, encoded by the coding sequence ATGCAGGAACGCTTGCAGAAAATATTGAGTCATGCCGGAGTGGCTTCACGCCGCGAGGCGGAGCGCTTAATTAGTGAAGGGCATGTAAAGGTGAACGGAAAGGTTGTAACCGAACTGGGAAGCAAAGTGGATGCGGGTAAAGACCGTATTCAGGTAGATGGTCGTCTGATAGCGAAAGAAAAATTGGTGTATTTACTGTTGTATAAGCCAAAGGGCTGCGTGACAACGTCTAAAGATCCGGAAGGGCGCCAAACCGTCTTGGACTTATTAGATGGAATTGACGCTCGCGTATATCCTGTAGGACGGCTGGACTATCATACGGAAGGTCTGTTATTGTTGACGAACGACGGCGAATTGACGCATGCTTTGATTCACCCCCGGCATCAGGTGGAAAAGGAATACTTGGTGCAGGTGAAAGGCGTTCCTTCCGAAGAAAAGCTGGATCGCTTGCGGGCTGGTATTCGCTTGGAAGACGGCGTAACTGCTCCCGTGGAAGTGCGGCTGCAAGAGGTTTTGCGTGAAAAAAATCGTTCCGTACTGACCGTGGTGCTGCGTGAAGGACGTAATCGACAGGTGCGCAGGATGTTTGACGCCATCGGCTTTCCGGTATGGTCCTTAAAACGAATTCGTTTTGCCTTTTTGACGCTACAAGGCGTGCGCCGAGGAAAATGGCGCCATTTGACAGCGGAAGAAGTAGCCGGTTTGTATCAGTTTAAACCAGAGTAG